One Ananas comosus cultivar F153 linkage group 1, ASM154086v1, whole genome shotgun sequence DNA window includes the following coding sequences:
- the LOC109705928 gene encoding subtilisin-like protease SBT3.9 — MNASASPSSSRFLLFVSFFVVVVLFVALPVTSISAPMADEHAKLPPEEAEAEVEEAKVQIVYVDRPEGADPEEFHIRTLGAVLGSEEAAKEAVIYHYTHAASGFSAKLTPKQVEELQSKFQFFFFFVFLFIFISYFCLILFYFY, encoded by the exons ATGAATGCATCGGCCTCGCCCTCCTCGTCGCGCTTCCTCCTCTTCGTCtccttcttcgtcgtcgtcgtcctcttcGTCGCGCTCCCGGTGACCTCGATCTCGGCTCCAATGGCGGACGAGCACGCGAAGCTTCCcccggaggaggcggaggcggaggtggaggaggcgaAGGTGCAGATCGTGTACGTGGATCGCCCCGAGGGCGCGGATCCCGAGGAGTTCCACATCCGCACCCTCGGCGCCGTCCTCGGCAG tgAGGAGGCTGCGAAGGAGGCTGTGATCTACCACTACACGCACGCGGCGAGCGGCTTCTCCGCGAAGCTCACTCCGAAGCAGGTCGAGGAATTGCAGAgtaagtttcaatttttttttttttttgttttcctttttattttcatttcttatttttgtttgatcttattttatttttattaa
- the LOC109715069 gene encoding DNA repair protein XRCC2 homolog — protein MAEDPRAWIHGDEAAREALARVLSARPFLLLPPLHRVPLRVGNVVEIAGASNSAKSQVLLQAAVHCILPKEWRGIHFGGLERVVAYFDLDCRFDVLRLSQILRHRIMEHFGSTHHTDWQMNEGCQKNDTKVAWTCEFDEELLLSCMRRFLYIRCYSSSDFLAALKTLHGQSERKSDALGSGIYFLMIDSIGAFYWIDRTCQPLPLGDNKRKNLSPQTLAESIVQEIRKLLELQPMLVLASKTTLFGAGSLTNATQRTSGKWHSVEATDFRTSNWDGRRNLPFHEYMPLVWQSFVTHRVQLQVSEGFTSEVENKQLSVYISEWVQPPLNIKDKFTVRDDGIVVIP, from the exons ATGGCGGAGGACCCCCGAGCTTGGATCCATGGCGACGAGGCCGCGAGAGAGGCGCTGGCTAGGGTTCTCTCCGCTcgccccttcctcctcctccctcccctccACCGCGTCCCCCTCCGCGTCGGCAATGTCGTCGAGATCGCCGGCGCCTCCAACTCCGCCAAGTCCCAAGTCCTCCTCCAG GCTGCTGTTCACTGCATTTTGCCCAAAGAGTGGAGGGGAATCCATTTCGGGGGGTTGGAGCGGGTTGTGGCCTACTTTGATCTCGATTGCCGCTTCGATGTGCTTCGGCTATCGCAGATTTTGAGGCATAGGATTATGGAACATTTTG GTTCAACTCATCATACTGATTGGCAAATGAATGAAGGTTGTCAGAAGAATGACACCAAGGTTGCATGGACTTGTGAATTTGATGAAGAACTACTTCTTTCTTGCATGAGGCGTTTCCTGTATATTCGTTGTTATAGCAGCTCTGATTTTTTGGCTGCTCTCAAG ACATTGCATGGCCAGTCTGAGAGGAAGAGTGATGCTCTTGGTAGTGGTATCTATTTCCTTATGATAGACAG CATTGGTGCATTCTATTGGATAGATCGAACTTGTCAACCCCTACCACTCGGAGACAATAAAAG GAAGAACTTATCGCCTCAAACTTTGGCAGAATCCATTGTCCAAGAGATCCGTAAGCTCTTAGAGCTGCAACCTATGTTGGTACTAGCGTCAAAAACAACACTTTTTGGAGCTGGAAGCTTAACAAATGCCACACAAAG GACTTCTGGAAAGTGGCATTCGGTAGAAGCCACAGATTTCAGAACTTCAAATTGGGACGGCAGAAGAAACCTCCCATTTCATGAATACATGCCTTTGGTGTGGCAG TCATTTGTTACACACAGGGTACAATTGCAAGTTTCAG AGGGATTTACTTCTGAGGTGGAAAATAAACAACTTTCAGTATATATATCTGAATGGGTGCAGCCTCCACTAAATATAAAGGACAAATTTACTGTGAGGGAT GATGGTATTGTTGTGATACCATGA
- the LOC109715060 gene encoding ammonium transporter 3 member 1-like, protein MSVPTAYMGNTSLAVSDWLNKGDNAWQMVSATLVGLQSVPGLVILYGSIVKKKWAVNSAFMALYAFAAVWLCWVIWAYNMSFGDKLLPFWGKAKPALGQKFLTQQAALPASTHYHKDGTVETAMVQPYYPMASMVYFQCVFAAITLILLAGSLLGRMNFRAWMVFVPLWLTFSYTVGAFSLWGGGFLFQWGVIDYSGGYVIHLSSGVAGFTAAYWVGPRSTKDRERFPPNNVLLMLTMAVLNTNICAATSLLVWTCLDVAFFHKPSVIGAVQGMITGLVCITPGAGLVQGWAAIVMGVLSGSIPWFTMMVVHKRSRLLQQVDDTLGVFHTHAVAGFLGGATTGLFAEPVLCNLFLPVTNSRGAFYGGVGGVQFLKQVAGALFIVGWNVVVTTVICLVVRLLLPLRMPEDELTIGDDAVHGEEAYALWGDGEKYDSTRHGWYYDDTTHHHRNNNNNNNNNATANAVPSGVTLNV, encoded by the exons atgtcgGTCCCGACGGCGTACATGGGGAACACGTCGTTGGCGGTGTCCGACTGGCTGAACAAGGGGGACAACGCATGGCAGATGGTGTCGGCGACGCTGGTGGGGCTGCAGTCGGTGCCGGGGCTGGTGATCCTGTACGGCAGCATCGTCAAGAAGAAGTGGGCCGTCAACTCCGCCTTCATGGCCCTCTACGCCTTCGCCGCCGTCTGGCTCTGCTGGGTCATCTGGGCCTACAACATGTCCTTCGGCGACAAGCTCCTCCCCTTCTGGGGCAAGGCCAAGCCCGCCCTCGGCCAGAAGTTCCTCACCCAGCAGGCCGCCCTCCCCGCCTCCACCCACTACCACAAGGACG GCACAGTGGAGACAGCGATGGTGCAGCCGTACTACCCGATGGCGTCGATGGTGTACTTCCAGTGCGTGTTCGCGGCGATCACTCTGATACTACTCGCGGGATCGTTGCTGGGCCGGATGAACTTCCGGGCCTGGATGGTCTTCGTGCCGCTCTGGCTCACCTTCTCCTACACCGTCGGCGCCTTCTCCTTGTGGGGCGGAGGGTTCCTCTTCCAGTGGGGGGTCATCGACTACTCCGGCGGCTACGTCATCCACCTCTCCTCCGGCGTCGCCGGATTCACCGCCGCGTACTGG GTGGGGCCGCGGTCGACGAAGGACCGGGAGCGGTTCCCGCCGAACAACGTGCTGCTGATGCTGACGATGGCGGTGCTCAACACGAACATCTGTGCAGCCACGTCGCTCCTCGTCTGGACCTGCCTCGACGTCGCCTTCTTCCACAAGCCCTCCGTCATCGGCGCCGTCCAGGGCATGATCACCGGCCTCGTCTGCATCACCCCCGGCGCCG GTCTGGTGCAAGGGTGGGCGGCGATCGTGATGGGCGTGCTGTCGGGCAGCATCCCGTGGTTCACGATGATGGTCGTCCACAAGCGCAGCCGTCTGCTGCAGCAGGTGGACGACACGCTCGGCGTCTTCCACACCCACGCCGTGGCCGGCTTCCTCGGCGGCGCCACCACGGGCCTCTTCGCCGAGCCCGTCCTCTGCAACCTCTTCCTCCCCGTGACCAACTCCCGCGGCGCCTTCtacggcggcgtcggcggcgtgCAGTTCCTCAAGCAGGTCGCGGGCGCGCTGTTCATCGTCGGCTGGAACGTCGTCGTGACGACCGTCATCTGCCTCGTCGTCCGCCTGCTCCTCCCGCTCCGCATGCCCGAGGACGAGCTCACCATCGGCGACGACGCCGTGCACGGCGAGGAGGCCTACGCCCTCTGGGGCGACGGCGAGAAGTACGACTCGACCAGGCACGGGTGGTACTACGACGACACGACGCACCACCAccgcaacaacaacaacaacaacaacaacaatgcgACCGCCAATGCCGTGCCCAGCGGCGTCACACTCAACGTTTAA